ATCTGGAAGATATGACTTTCAGGGCTGTCCGCGTTTTAAAGGAAGCAGATGTTATCCTGGCTGAGGATACCCGTACAAGTGCACCTTTATTGAAGCATTTCGGCATTGATAAAAAAGCTTATTCGCATCACCAGCACAATGAGCATAAGGCTACTTCAGAAATTATTAAGTTTCTGAAGGAAGGTAAAAATGTAGCGCTGATTTCGGATGCCGGAACACCTGCAATCTCCGATCCGGGGTTCTTTCTGGTCAGAGAAGTGTTAAAAAATGATTTACCGGTAGAATGTTTACCGGGTGCAACTGCTTTTGTGCCTGCGCTGGTCAACTCTGGTTTACCTACAGATTCATTTGTCTTTGAAGGATTTCTACCTGTTAAAAAAGGCAGACAAACCCGTTTAAAGAAGCTGGCTGACGAAGAG
The DNA window shown above is from Pedobacter cryoconitis and carries:
- the rsmI gene encoding 16S rRNA (cytidine(1402)-2'-O)-methyltransferase → MGGKLFLVPTPIGNLEDMTFRAVRVLKEADVILAEDTRTSAPLLKHFGIDKKAYSHHQHNEHKATSEIIKFLKEGKNVALISDAGTPAISDPGFFLVREVLKNDLPVECLPGATAFVPALVNSGLPTDSFVFEGFLPVKKGRQTRLKKLADEERTIVLYESPHRLLKTLEEFAQFFGEERQASVSRELTKMYEETVRGTLLEIKSHFENNILKGEFVICVAGKEETKKEKRSYEKD